Proteins co-encoded in one Lineus longissimus chromosome 11, tnLinLong1.2, whole genome shotgun sequence genomic window:
- the LOC135495698 gene encoding transmembrane protein 42-like, protein MTLTMYGQGLAVLAGFFAAVASLVGKLAMAGKETMELCERLEDALKQDRLIDNLDCQAIVAYVRLGCFVLIFLFNAIMWTCFVKALRGCNSSVEAVVTNTAANLFCTAIFGRVFYKETLSLMWWMGATLILVGLVVISQGGTSLVEDDKVKKQK, encoded by the exons atgacattgacaatgtaTGGTCAAGGACTTGCCGTTTTAGCTGGATTCTTTGCGGCAGTTGCATCTCTTGTTGGAAAACTTGCCATGGCTGGAAAGGAAACGATGGAACTTTGTGAGCGTCTTGAAGACGCTCTTAAGCAGGACAGACTTATAGATAATCTGGACTGTCAAGCT ATCGTTGCCTATGTCCGCCTTGGCTGCTTTGTTCTCATCTTCCTCTTCAACGCCATCATGTGGACATGCTTCGTCAAGGCCCTCCGCGGATGTAATTCTTCTGTAGAAGCTGTGGTAACAAACACTGCTGCCAACTTGTTTTGCACG GCGATATTTGGTCGCGTGTTCTACAAGGAAACATTATCATTGATGTGGTGGATGGGAGCGACACTCATTCTCGTTGGCCTGGTCGTGATCAGTCAGGGTGGAACCAGCCTTGTTGAGGATGACAAAGTTAAGAAGCAGAAATAA
- the LOC135495583 gene encoding ER membrane protein complex subunit 8-like, whose amino-acid sequence MADVEVSTRAYSKLFLHASKYPHCSVNGVLLAEKPKQKETKTLKFVDCIPFFHLSLSLAPMLEVALTQVDSYCKSKGLVIAGYYQANDYFRDPNLNAIALRIGDKIREHFPEALIFMIDNRKMSGDCEEVVYRIHQNQDGKWKQLENVKYIDTLEPNALEATSTLFDSKAHSILTDFDNHLDDITKDWRNVDINSHLEHLS is encoded by the exons ATGGCCGACGTCGAAGTGAGCACGCGAGCTTACTCGAAACTCTTTCTTCACGCTTCAAAATACCCTCACTGCTCAGTAAATGGCGTTCTTTTGGCAGAAAAACCAAAACAGAAGGAAACAAAGACCTTGAAATTTGTAGACTGCATACCTTTTTTCCATCTCTCGCTTAGTTTAGCGCCGATGTTGGAGGTGGCCCTCACACAG GTTGATTCATATTGTAAAAGCAAAGGTCTGGTGATAGCTGGTTATTATCAAGCGAATGACTATTTCAGGGACCCAAA CCTAAATGCCATTGCGCTGAGAATAGGAGACAAAATCAGAGAGCATTTCCCAGAGGCATTAATATTTATG ATTGATAATAGAAAGATGAGTGGTGATTGTGAGGAGGTAGTCTACAGAATACACCAGAACCAagacggaaaatggaaacagttAGAAAATGTTAAATATAT AGACACATTGGAGCCAAACGCATTGGAAGCCACGAGCACGTTGTTCGATTCAAAAGCCCACAGTATTCTCACCGATTTCGATAACCATTTAGACGACATCACCAAGGACTGGAGAAATGTGGACATTAATTCACATCTCGAGCATTTGTCCTAG
- the LOC135495607 gene encoding uncharacterized protein DDB_G0290685-like, whose amino-acid sequence MADIQPSEFLYKRIVNPGLDRISHANRLGIQLKSSWMPKKSTRNYPQQPPKSSGQIRQKLPPNRLPSASKRPATVAQRSGTPPEYIQDMVIPISSNVQTDEINVQRSLSPRSFCSTSRFKQVPLPVVSPRSAAKTPTHRPMSICSERYLTSVTPESRLISTADGSKLNGSEQSVRLEAGQKALERCRTLKRTSEVKGYRVDRLYYMSATPALLHNRYIIDENELKMLRERSHSQMTKTLRLGGGEYRHTVQERGKYQAPGDHYSQVDSATEVGDGHTFITQPGKDRDLRSKDQIGHPRSRSVASSHSGILQNEDEIKSRKRVGSSKSVTFSEQNLDLKVIGTGADDSGKESGVESGIDEAKMEQGASSNEDTGIIDNGVDNVESGIDNADVDNSDDADADNAGVENFDNTDIDNTGVDNSDSANVDAGAILKRETTDGMNGDNSFENDENVVAVHDGIDVDGENSIDGDENHVDDNGTDGENHAHDNGMDGESHANDNADDGVDDDNEIVDETVENVESVDVFDSNGEQTTSAENEENVNIEGELGDTCVATLSDNLEQGKESLNADRENGRTTMLSDPQDEAEDDENSADSLTADEVYENENVQGQDGAEIKVQQVTLKVTNITDVDAILKMI is encoded by the exons ATGG CTGACATTCAGCCAAGTGAATTTCTATACAAGCGGATTGTGAATCCAGGCCTGGACAGAATAAGTCATGCCAACAGACTGGGAATACAGCTCAAGTCGTCATGGATGCCGAAAAAATCAACACGCAACTATCCCCAGCAGCCACCAAAATCATCAGGTCAAATTCGCCAGAAGTTGCCTCCAAATCGATTGCCTTCTGCTAGTAAGAGACCTGCGACTGTGGCGCAAAGAAGTGGGACTCCTCCAGAGTACATACAAGACATGGTGATTCCG atttcgaGCAATGTTCAAACAGATGAAATCAATGTTCAGCGATCATTGTCACCTAGGTCATTTTG ttccaCTAGCAGGTTCAAACAAGTCCCACTGCCAGTTGTAAGCCCAAGAAGTGCTGCCAAAACACCCACCCACCGGCCAATGTCAATATGCTCAGAAAGATACTTG ACGAGTGTAACTCCGGAGAGTCGCTTAATATCGACCGCAGACGGCAGCAAACTAAATGGAAGTGAGCAGTCTGTAAGATTAGAGGCTGGACAGAAGGCTTTGGAAAGGTGTCGGACGTTGAAGAGGACGTCAGAG GTGAAGGGATACCGGGTTGACCGGCTCTACTACATGTCTGCCACACCCGCTCTGTTGCACAACCGGTATATAATCGATGAAAATGAGTTGAAGATGTTGCGGGAGAGAAGCCATTCTCAGATGACGAAGACACTGAG GCTTGGTGGTGGAGAATACAGACATACAGTTCAAGAG CGGGGTAAATACCAGGCACCAGGTGATCATTATTCACAAGTAGACAGTGCAACGGAGGTCGGAGATGGTCACACTTTTATTACTCAACCTGGCAAAGACAGGGACCTCAGATCTAAAG ATCAAATTGGCCATCCAAGATCAAGAAGTGTGGCTAGCAGCCACAGTGGAATTTTACAAAATGAG GATGAGATCAAGAGTAGAAAGCGTGTTGGGTCTTCTAAAAGTGTGACCTTCTCCGAGCAGAATCTGGACCTCAAGGTCATTGGCACGGGGGCAGACGACAGTGGAAAGGAGAGCGGGGTCGAAAGTGGGATTGACGAGGCAAAAATGGAGCAGGGTGCATCATCCAATGAGGATACAGGAATCATTGATAATGGGGTGGACAACGTTGAAAGTGGCATAGACAATGCAGATGTTGATAATTCTGATGATGCAGATGCTGATAATGCAGGTGTTGAAAATTTTGACAATACAGACATTGATAATACAGGTGTTGATAATTCTGACAGTGCTAATGTTGACGCTGGTGCAATTCTTAAAAGAGAAACCACTGATGGCATGAATGGTGACAACAGTTTTgagaatgatgaaaatgttgtggCTGTTCATGATGGCATTGATGTTGATGGTGAAAATAGTATTGATGGTGATGAAAATCACGTTGATGACAATGGTACTGATGGTGAAAATCATGCTCATGACAATGGTATGGATGGTGAAAGTCATGCTAATGACAATGCTGACGATGgtgttgatgatgacaatgagatTGTTGATGaaactgttgaaaatgttgaaagtgTGGACGTGTTCGATTCAAATGGAGAGCAGACGACGTCTGccgaaaatgaagaaaatgtaaacatagAGGGTGAATTGGGGGATACATGTGTGGCTACTTTAAGTGATAATTTGGAACAGGGGAAGGAATCATTGAATGCAGATAGGGAAAACGGTCGCACTACTATGTTGTCAGATCCTCAAGATGAGGCTGAGGACGATGAAAATTCTGCTGATTCTCTGACAGCCGATGAGgtttatgaaaatgaaaatgtgcaAGGTCAAGATGGTGCCGAAATCAAAGTGCAGCAGGTCACCCTTAAAGTAACTAATATTACTGATGTTGAcgcaattttgaaaatgatttaa
- the LOC135495608 gene encoding EKC/KEOPS complex subunit TP53RK-like, which translates to MANDANNVLLKQGAEGRIFKSELYGLPCIIKERFPKTYRHPALDKSLTAQRTKSEVRCIMRCRANGIRTPVVYFVDLETNKIYMEFIEESITVRDQIVSIQKLHPETYVEKLKTLAEKIGAIVGKMHEKNIIHGDMTTSNMLLKTAVNLQNLELIMIDFGLSYIENVAEDKGVDLYVLERAFLSTHPNTEKLFNHVLKSYVKHSKGGAVEVMKKLDEVRLRGRKRTMVG; encoded by the exons ATGGCAAACGATGCCAATAacgtgttgttgaagcaaggaGCTGAGGGAAGGATATTTAAGTCAGAATTATACGGTTTACCTTGCATTATCAAGGAAAGATTCCCAAAAACCTACAGACATCCTGCTCTGGACAAATCACTGACTGCACAGAGAACAAAATCTGAAGTTAGATGCATCATGAGATGCCGAGCGAATG GCATCAGAACTCCAGTTGTCTATTTTGTGGATTTGGAGACGAACAAGATCTACATGGAATTCATCGAGGAATCGATTACAGTTAGGGACCAAATCGTTAGCATTCAGAAACTGCATCCAGAGACTTATGTTGAGAAACTCAAAACACTGGCAGAAAAGATTGGAGCTATTGTTGGGAAAATGCATGAGAAAAACATTATTCACGGGGACATGACTACGTCGAACATGCTACTAAAAACTGCTGTTAATCTCCAGAACTTAGAACTGATCATGATAGACTTTGGACTGAGTTATATTGAGAATGTTGCAGAGGACAAAGGTGTGGATTTGTACGTCTTAGAAAGGGCTTTTCTTAGTACTCATCCTAACACTGAGAAACTTTTCAACCATGTGCTTAAAAGTTATGTAAAACACAGTAAAGGAGGTGCTGTGGAGGTCATGAAAAAATTGGACGAAGTGCGTTTACGGGGACGAAAGAGAACCATGGTTGGGTAA